Within the Staphylococcus warneri genome, the region TGATCAATGGTACAGTGGCATTGTTAATCCAATTATTGAGCAACGTCACATTTTTGACTATGTTGACGTTATGAGTACAGTTGATTCAACTCAACTCAAAGCAAAGCAAGCACTAGTTGGGAACCAGGATTCATTTATTATTTTAAGCGATGAACAAACGAAAGGGCGTGGACGTTTCAATAGATATTGGCGTTCTACTAAAGGAAAAGGCCTTTGGATGTCCGTTGTTTTACGTCCTGATGTACCATACGCAATGATTCCTAAATTTAATTTGTTTATGGCATTAGGCATTAGAGATGCGATACAACAATTTTCTAAAGATGAGGTCACCATTAAATGGCCAAACGATATATACATAGATGGAAAAAAGGTATGTGGCTTTTTAACTGAAATGGTTGCCAATTATGATGCTATTGAAGCAATCATATGTGGTATAGGCATTAATATGAATCATGATCCGTCTGATTTTGATGAAGAGATTCAACATAGCGCAACCAGTATACGTATTCATGCTGAAAACGACTTTAATAGATATGAATTTCTAGATGTATTAACACAAAATATTGAACGCCGCTATCAACAATTTTTAACTGTTCCATTTGAAGAGATTAGAGAAGAGTATATTGATGCAACAAATATGTGGAATAAACAATTACGTTTTACTGAAAATGATAAACAATTTATTGGTGAAGCGATAGATATTGATCATGATGGATTTTTAATGGTAAAAGATGATGAAGGGCAACTTAGAAGGTTAATCAGTGCAGATATAGAATTATAACAAAGTTAACTAGGAGAGATAGCTATGGGAATAGCAACATATGCAGTTGTTGATTTGGAAACAACAGGTAATCAACTAGATTATGATGATATTATCCAAATCGGCATTACATTCGTTCGACAAAATAAAATAATAGGCACGTATCATTCAATGATTCGAACTGATTTGGATATACCACCGTTTATTCAAGCACTCACTTCTATAGAAGAGACAATGCTAGAACAAGCGCCGTATTTCAAAGAGATTGCCCAAGATATCTATCAACAATTGCAAGATTGTGTATTTGTTGCACATAATGTCGCATTTGATTTGAACTTCATTAAAAAAGCGTTTAAAAATTGTAATATCAAATACCGTCCAAAACGTGTGATGGATACGTTAGAGCTATTTAAAATTGCATTCCCAACAGATAAAAGCTATCAGCTTAGTGAATTAGCTGAGGCACATGATATTCCTTTAAACAATGCACATAGAGCCGATGAAGATGCGACTACAACAGCACATTTGATGATAAAAGCCTTTGAAAAGTTCGAACAATTGCCATTAGATACCTTAAAACAATTGTATTATTTAAGTAAGGACTTAAAATATGATTTATATCACATTTTATTTGAAATGGTACGCCAACATGATAACGCTACGTTAGATAGTCAATATGGCCAATTCGAACAAATCATCTATAAAAAGCAGGTTGATCTAAAAGGACCAGTTACAGAATTTAATGGAACGCTAAAAACACTATATAAAAAAGCAACAAAACAATTAGGCTTAACCTATCGACCACAACAACTTTATTTGTCAGAAATCATATTAGAACAACTCATGCATAGTGAAAAAGCGATGATTGAAGCACCGCTTGGAAGTGGAAAGTCATTAGCATATCTATTAGCGGCGTTAATGTATAATATCGAAACTGGTAGACATGTAATGATTTCAACTAATACCAAATTGTTACAAAGTCAATTATTAGAAAAAGATATTCCAGCACTTAATCAAGCACTTGATTTTAAAGTCAATGCAACATTAATTAAAAGCAAAAATGACTATATCTCTTTAGGACTAATCAGCCAAATCTTAAAAGAAGAAACAAATAATTACGAAGTTAGCATTCTTAAAATGCAATTATTAATATGGATAACAGAAACACACACAGGTGATATTCAAGAATTGAATTTAAAAGGCGGACAGAAAATGTATTTCGATCAGAAGATTGAGACTTATGTGCCAGTCCGTCATGATATCCATTACTATAATTATCTCAAACGTAATGCGCAAAATATCCAAATAGGTATTACCAATCATGCACATCTAATTCATTCGGATGCTGAAAATTCTATTTATCAAATGTTTGATGATTGTATTATTGATGAAGCACATCGATTACCAGATTATGCACTTAATCAAGTAACCAATGAGTTAAATTATGCAGATATTAAATATCAGTTAGGTTTGATAGGTAAAAACGAAAATGAAAAACTTTTAAAAGCCATCGATCATTTAGAACAACAACGTATTTTAGAGAAACTAGACATTGCACCTATCGATGTTTTTGGTTTGAAATCTAATATTAATGACATACATGAACTCAATGAGCATTTATTTGACGATATATATGACATTATTCAAAACTCAGACGTGTATGATGATGATATTCATAAATATCATTATGTTTATGAATTTGAAAATGACCCAATTCTGAAGGACTTACATCTTTTAATAAACAAACTTAATAAAACATTAGAAGTCTTTAATGGAATGAGTCATAAGACGATTAAAACCATGCGTAAACAACTACTATATCTAAAAGAATGCTTTAGACAAATTGAACAAAGTCTAAAAAATCAACATACAAGCTTTATATCAATTAAAAATTTAAGTCAGAAGTCTACAATTCGTTTATTTGTTAAAGATTATGCTGTTAAAGATATTTTGACACAACAGGTTTTAGACAAATTTAATGCTTTAACCTTTATATCAGGTACATTAACATTTAATCATTCATTCGATTCCTTTAAAAACTGGTTCAATAAGGATGTACAATTTAATACGTACGACGTCACTACATCTGTTCAAAACACTAAAAATACAAATGTTTTTATCCCTTCAGATGTAGCACCATACAATTATAAAAATATTGATGATTATGTCGCATCTATTGTCAATTATGTTATTGAATATACCAATACTACGGAATCTAAATGTCTCATATTATTTACCAGCTATAAAATGATGCATATGGTTCAAGACATGTTAAATGAATTACCGGAATTTGAAGATTATGTGATCCTAACACAGCAACAAAACCAAAATTACAAGATTGTTCAACAATTTAATCACTTCGATAAATCTATTTTATTGGGCACATCTACGTTCTTTGAAGGGTTTGACTTCCAAGCGAATGGTATCAAATGTGTCATGATTGCTAAATTGCCATTTATGAATAAAAACAATGCAAAATATTGGCTAATGGATTCAGAGTTTGAATCTACTTTCAAAGATTATGTATTACCTGATGCTGTTACCCGATTTAGACAAGGATTAGGCCGTTTAATAAGACATGAAAATGATAAAGGCTTAATTGTGTCATTTGATGACCGCTTAGTTAATAGTAATTATAAAAGTTTTTTTGAACAAACATTAGAAAATTATCGACAGAAAAAAGGTGATTTGAATCAATTTAGTAAATTATTGAAACAAATCCAAAAGTCAGTTGATAAAGATATAAGTAAATAATAAAAGTGGTAATCACGATTCAACGTGATTACCACTTTTAAATTCATATCATATTTAAATCGTGAGTATATGCACATACTTTTAATTCAAGTTCTAGAAGTTAACTACATATTTTGTTAAAATAAACAGGTATTGAAAAAAAGATAAAAAAATAGGAGACTAGTTATGAAAACAACGATTAAACAAGCAAAACAACATCTTAACCAAGAAGTGACAATCGGTGCTTGGTTAACTAACAAACGTTCTAGTGGTAAAATTGCGTTTTTACAATTACGTGATGGAACTGGATTTATGCAAGGTGTCGTAGTTAAATCTGAAGTAGACGAAGACGTTTTTAACTTATCTAAAGAGATTACACAAGAGTCTTCTTTATATGTAACAGGTACGATCACAGAGGATAATCGTTCAGACTTAGGTTATGAAATGCAAGTTAAATCGATTGAAGTCATTCATGAAGCACATGATTATCCAATCACACCAAAGAATCATGGTACAGAGTTCTTAATGGATCATCGTCACTTATGGTTACGTTCTAAAAAGCAACATGCAGTGATGAAAATTAGAAATGAAATCATTAGAGCAACATATGAATTCTTTAATGAAAATGGTTTTACAAAAATTGATCCACCTATTTTAACAGCGAGTGCACCAGAAGGTACAAGTGAATTATTCCATACAAAATATTTTGATGAAGATGCCTTCTTATCACAAAGTGGACAATTATATATGGAAGCTGCAGCAATGGCACATGGCCGTGTATTTTCATTTGGACCGACATTCCGAGCTGAAAAATCAAAAACAAGACGTCATTTAATTGAATTCTGGATGATTGAACCAGAAATGGCGTTTACTGAACATGCAGAAAGCTTAGAAGTACAAGAACAATATGTAGCACATGTTGTTCAATCAGTTCTAAAAAATTGTCAATTAGAGCTTAAAGCATTAGATCGTGACACTTCTAAATTAGAAAAAGTAGCAGCACCATTCCCAAGAATTACGTATGATGATGCTGTTAAGTTTTTAAAAGAAGAAGGTTTCGACGACATAGAGTGGGGCGAAGATTTCGGAGCACCACATGAAACAGCCATCGCAAATCATTATGATTTACCAGTATTTATTACAAATTATCCAACTAAAATTAAGCCGTTCTATATGCAACCAAATCCAG harbors:
- a CDS encoding biotin--[acetyl-CoA-carboxylase] ligase encodes the protein MSKYSQDVVRMLYEHQPEYISGQYIADQLNISRAAVKKVIDQLKMNGCHIESINHKGHLLKQLPDQWYSGIVNPIIEQRHIFDYVDVMSTVDSTQLKAKQALVGNQDSFIILSDEQTKGRGRFNRYWRSTKGKGLWMSVVLRPDVPYAMIPKFNLFMALGIRDAIQQFSKDEVTIKWPNDIYIDGKKVCGFLTEMVANYDAIEAIICGIGINMNHDPSDFDEEIQHSATSIRIHAENDFNRYEFLDVLTQNIERRYQQFLTVPFEEIREEYIDATNMWNKQLRFTENDKQFIGEAIDIDHDGFLMVKDDEGQLRRLISADIEL
- a CDS encoding helicase C-terminal domain-containing protein, which produces MGIATYAVVDLETTGNQLDYDDIIQIGITFVRQNKIIGTYHSMIRTDLDIPPFIQALTSIEETMLEQAPYFKEIAQDIYQQLQDCVFVAHNVAFDLNFIKKAFKNCNIKYRPKRVMDTLELFKIAFPTDKSYQLSELAEAHDIPLNNAHRADEDATTTAHLMIKAFEKFEQLPLDTLKQLYYLSKDLKYDLYHILFEMVRQHDNATLDSQYGQFEQIIYKKQVDLKGPVTEFNGTLKTLYKKATKQLGLTYRPQQLYLSEIILEQLMHSEKAMIEAPLGSGKSLAYLLAALMYNIETGRHVMISTNTKLLQSQLLEKDIPALNQALDFKVNATLIKSKNDYISLGLISQILKEETNNYEVSILKMQLLIWITETHTGDIQELNLKGGQKMYFDQKIETYVPVRHDIHYYNYLKRNAQNIQIGITNHAHLIHSDAENSIYQMFDDCIIDEAHRLPDYALNQVTNELNYADIKYQLGLIGKNENEKLLKAIDHLEQQRILEKLDIAPIDVFGLKSNINDIHELNEHLFDDIYDIIQNSDVYDDDIHKYHYVYEFENDPILKDLHLLINKLNKTLEVFNGMSHKTIKTMRKQLLYLKECFRQIEQSLKNQHTSFISIKNLSQKSTIRLFVKDYAVKDILTQQVLDKFNALTFISGTLTFNHSFDSFKNWFNKDVQFNTYDVTTSVQNTKNTNVFIPSDVAPYNYKNIDDYVASIVNYVIEYTNTTESKCLILFTSYKMMHMVQDMLNELPEFEDYVILTQQQNQNYKIVQQFNHFDKSILLGTSTFFEGFDFQANGIKCVMIAKLPFMNKNNAKYWLMDSEFESTFKDYVLPDAVTRFRQGLGRLIRHENDKGLIVSFDDRLVNSNYKSFFEQTLENYRQKKGDLNQFSKLLKQIQKSVDKDISK
- the asnS gene encoding asparagine--tRNA ligase, giving the protein MKTTIKQAKQHLNQEVTIGAWLTNKRSSGKIAFLQLRDGTGFMQGVVVKSEVDEDVFNLSKEITQESSLYVTGTITEDNRSDLGYEMQVKSIEVIHEAHDYPITPKNHGTEFLMDHRHLWLRSKKQHAVMKIRNEIIRATYEFFNENGFTKIDPPILTASAPEGTSELFHTKYFDEDAFLSQSGQLYMEAAAMAHGRVFSFGPTFRAEKSKTRRHLIEFWMIEPEMAFTEHAESLEVQEQYVAHVVQSVLKNCQLELKALDRDTSKLEKVAAPFPRITYDDAVKFLKEEGFDDIEWGEDFGAPHETAIANHYDLPVFITNYPTKIKPFYMQPNPDNEDTVLCADLIAPEGYGEIIGGSERINDLELLEQRINEHELDPEAYSYYLDLRRYGSVPHSGFGLGLERTVAWISGVEHVRETSPFPRLLNRLYP